From the Micromonospora sediminicola genome, one window contains:
- a CDS encoding YajQ family cyclic di-GMP-binding protein, with translation MAANPSFDIVSKVDRQEVDNALRQAEKELATRFDFRGTGAEISWSGEEAIGLQAETEERVRAALEVFKEKLVKRNISLKSLDAGDPRPSGKIFKIDAKVIQGIESDKAKAISKKIRDEGPKGVQAQIQGDQLRVTGKKKDDLQAVITLLKGEDFGVALQFTNYR, from the coding sequence ATGGCAGCGAACCCGTCGTTCGACATCGTGAGCAAGGTCGACCGCCAGGAGGTCGACAACGCCCTCCGCCAGGCGGAGAAGGAGCTCGCGACGCGGTTCGACTTCCGCGGCACCGGCGCCGAGATCTCCTGGTCGGGCGAGGAGGCGATCGGCCTCCAGGCGGAGACCGAGGAGCGCGTCCGGGCGGCGCTGGAGGTCTTCAAGGAGAAGCTGGTCAAGCGGAACATCTCGCTGAAGTCGCTGGACGCCGGCGACCCCCGGCCGTCGGGCAAGATCTTCAAGATCGACGCCAAGGTGATCCAGGGCATCGAGTCGGACAAGGCCAAGGCGATCAGCAAGAAGATCCGCGACGAGGGTCCGAAGGGCGTCCAGGCGCAGATCCAGGGCGACCAGCTCCGGGTCACCGGCAAGAAGAAGGACGACCTCCAGGCCGTCATCACGCTGCTCAAGGGCGAGGACTTCGGGGTCGCGCTCCAGTTCACCAACTACCGGTAG
- the rplK gene encoding 50S ribosomal protein L11, which yields MPPKKKLVKTFTLQLPAGQATPAPPVGPALGQHGVNIMEFCKSYNAQTESQRGDIVPAEISVYEDRTFTFVLKTPPAARLLIKAAGVQKGSGVPHTQKVGSVTRAQLREIAEKKMADLNANDIDQAEKIIAGTARSMGLTVAD from the coding sequence ATGCCTCCGAAGAAGAAGCTCGTCAAGACGTTCACGCTTCAGCTGCCGGCGGGCCAGGCCACCCCGGCGCCGCCGGTCGGCCCCGCGCTCGGCCAGCACGGCGTGAACATCATGGAGTTCTGCAAGTCCTACAACGCGCAGACCGAGTCCCAGCGGGGCGACATCGTCCCCGCCGAGATCAGCGTCTACGAGGACCGCACCTTCACCTTCGTGCTGAAGACCCCGCCCGCCGCCCGGCTGCTGATCAAGGCCGCCGGCGTGCAGAAGGGCTCGGGCGTCCCGCACACGCAGAAGGTCGGCTCGGTGACCCGCGCCCAGCTGCGCGAGATCGCCGAGAAGAAGATGGCGGACCTCAACGCCAACGACATCGACCAGGCCGAGAAGATCATCGCCGGCACCGCCCGGTCGATGGGCCTGACCGTCGCCGACTGA
- a CDS encoding putative bifunctional diguanylate cyclase/phosphodiesterase gives MTGRDHPRRRSSEDAWIITAPMALVAVACATVTALVAEHPVGRWPQAVLLLVLMVVAGLPLLTLVVRRQTVGVTLAELPLVLALFFLPPLTVVLVHTLASLITHLRHRFAAPKVWFNVARVAAGTSLAVLVLQAFPPLEGVGPRTWLSISAAVGTFMLVSMTSVTAVHVLLHGWQAGWGVLRSTRTVMLTAAINVSVGLIMLILLRSSWWSLLLLAALGAGFALVYRSYAQFFRQHRTLTDLYELTRAVVESGQSGTLADVLIGRVRALMQAEYATLWLPAQGRHPATLLTARIDDPGLLDMAPVPQALRDKVRETGRTVAVGHGVTTDGEFRARLTQQRVKDAVVVPLRSGPVVIGTLEVANRLGDGNYFTSADIALVETVAAHAAVALENSRLVDRLRHDADHDTLTKLPNRRRISAAVAEAVKIAAPGEVVALLLFDVDRLRQVNESLGHAAGDKVLVEVAQRLRVCAPSSALVGRAGGDEFLVTLRLESAEAALELAGQLREQIRDEMVFDALTLDVDTAVGVAVHPEHGSDAQALLQRVDLAATAAKAVPGSVQLYSPGLESRSLRRLDLAGDLRRALDDAALEVYFQPKVTLRDRRLVGVECLARWEHPAHGTVAPDDFVSVAEHTGQLGRLTEFVLRESLRRSRDWSHGDQPLSVSVNLAARTLTDQHFPALVRDLLAEYGVPPQRLTLEITEAGVLDGTERPIPTLRSLRDLGVRLSVDDFGTGNSSLAQLRRLPVHEVKVDRSFVQGMATDPSDLAIVNAVVTLSQQFGLTVVAEGVESELTLELLQDIGCEIGQGFLFSRPLPYERLETWFGAQVDPETVAAGELPRLRVVP, from the coding sequence ATGACCGGACGCGACCATCCACGACGCCGGTCGTCCGAGGACGCGTGGATCATCACGGCGCCGATGGCGCTGGTCGCCGTCGCCTGCGCCACGGTGACGGCCCTCGTCGCGGAACATCCTGTCGGCCGATGGCCGCAGGCGGTGCTTCTCCTCGTACTCATGGTCGTGGCGGGGTTGCCGTTGCTGACCCTCGTCGTCCGGCGGCAGACGGTCGGCGTCACGTTGGCCGAGCTTCCGCTCGTGCTGGCGCTGTTCTTCCTGCCGCCGCTGACCGTGGTGCTGGTCCACACCCTGGCGTCTCTCATCACGCACCTGCGGCACCGCTTCGCGGCGCCCAAGGTCTGGTTCAACGTCGCCCGGGTGGCCGCCGGCACCTCGCTCGCCGTGCTGGTCCTCCAGGCCTTTCCCCCGTTGGAGGGGGTCGGGCCCCGCACCTGGCTGAGCATCTCCGCGGCGGTGGGCACGTTCATGCTGGTCAGCATGACCAGCGTGACGGCGGTGCACGTGCTGCTGCACGGGTGGCAGGCCGGCTGGGGCGTGCTTCGCAGCACCCGCACGGTGATGCTGACGGCCGCGATCAACGTGTCGGTCGGCCTGATCATGCTGATCCTGCTGCGGAGCAGTTGGTGGTCGCTGCTGCTGCTCGCCGCGTTGGGCGCGGGATTCGCCCTGGTCTACCGCTCCTACGCCCAGTTCTTCCGGCAGCACCGCACCCTGACCGATCTCTACGAGTTGACCCGCGCGGTGGTGGAGAGCGGGCAGAGCGGCACCCTGGCGGACGTCCTCATCGGTCGGGTCCGCGCCCTCATGCAGGCCGAGTACGCGACCCTCTGGCTGCCGGCCCAGGGGCGGCATCCGGCGACGCTGCTCACCGCCCGCATCGACGACCCGGGTCTGCTCGACATGGCCCCCGTCCCGCAGGCGCTGCGGGACAAGGTGCGGGAAACCGGGCGTACGGTGGCGGTCGGGCACGGGGTGACGACCGACGGCGAGTTCCGGGCCCGGCTGACGCAGCAGCGGGTCAAGGACGCCGTGGTGGTGCCGCTGCGCTCCGGGCCGGTGGTGATCGGCACCCTGGAGGTGGCCAACCGGCTCGGCGACGGCAACTACTTCACCTCGGCGGACATCGCGCTCGTCGAGACGGTCGCGGCGCACGCCGCCGTGGCGCTGGAGAACTCCCGCCTGGTCGACCGCCTGCGGCACGACGCCGACCACGACACGTTGACCAAGCTGCCGAACCGGCGCCGGATCAGCGCGGCGGTGGCCGAGGCGGTCAAGATCGCCGCTCCCGGCGAGGTGGTGGCGCTTCTGCTCTTCGACGTCGACCGGCTGCGCCAGGTCAACGAGTCGCTCGGCCACGCGGCCGGTGACAAGGTCCTGGTCGAGGTGGCCCAGCGGCTGCGCGTCTGCGCGCCCTCGTCGGCCCTGGTCGGCCGCGCCGGCGGCGACGAGTTCCTGGTGACGTTGCGGTTGGAGAGCGCCGAGGCGGCGCTGGAGCTGGCCGGTCAGCTGCGGGAGCAGATCCGCGACGAGATGGTGTTCGACGCGCTCACCCTGGACGTGGACACCGCCGTCGGGGTGGCCGTGCACCCCGAGCACGGCAGCGACGCCCAGGCGCTGCTGCAACGGGTGGACCTCGCGGCGACGGCGGCGAAGGCGGTGCCGGGCAGCGTCCAGCTCTACAGTCCGGGGCTGGAGTCCCGTTCGCTGCGCCGGCTCGACCTCGCCGGCGACCTGCGCCGGGCGCTCGACGACGCCGCGCTGGAGGTCTACTTCCAGCCCAAGGTCACCCTGCGCGACCGTCGGTTGGTCGGGGTCGAGTGCCTGGCCCGCTGGGAGCACCCGGCGCACGGCACGGTCGCGCCGGACGACTTCGTCTCGGTGGCCGAGCACACCGGCCAGCTCGGCCGGCTCACCGAGTTCGTGCTGCGGGAGAGCCTGCGCCGCAGCCGCGACTGGAGCCACGGCGACCAGCCGCTCTCCGTCTCGGTCAACCTGGCCGCTCGGACGCTCACCGACCAGCACTTCCCCGCGCTGGTGCGCGACCTGCTGGCGGAGTACGGCGTCCCGCCGCAGCGGCTCACCCTGGAGATCACCGAGGCCGGGGTGCTGGACGGCACCGAACGTCCCATCCCGACCCTGCGGAGCCTGCGCGACCTCGGGGTCCGGCTCTCGGTGGACGACTTCGGCACCGGCAACTCGTCCCTGGCGCAGCTGCGCCGGCTGCCGGTGCACGAGGTGAAGGTGGACCGGTCGTTCGTGCAGGGGATGGCGACCGATCCGAGCGACCTGGCCATCGTCAACGCCGTGGTGACGCTCTCCCAGCAGTTCGGGCTGACCGTGGTGGCCGAGGGGGTGGAGAGCGAGTTGACCCTGGAGCTGTTGCAGGACATCGGCTGCGAGATCGGCCAGGGCTTCCTGTTCAGCCGGCCCCTGCCGTACGAGCGTCTGGAGACCTGGTTCGGCGCCCAGGTCGATCCGGAGACGGTCGCCGCCGGGGAGCTGCCGCGCCTGCGTGTGGTGCCCTGA
- a CDS encoding MaoC family dehydratase, with amino-acid sequence MELPVQTYRVTRADLVRYAGASGDFNPIHWSDRTATGVGLPGVIAHGMFTMALVGRAVAGWAGSPDAVVDFGVRFTRPVVVPDTDEGTEIEVAAVVKEVTEDGLTRLDITATCRGEKVLSQARALVRTTR; translated from the coding sequence ATGGAACTGCCCGTCCAGACCTACCGGGTGACCCGGGCGGACCTCGTCCGCTACGCGGGCGCCTCGGGGGACTTCAACCCGATCCACTGGAGCGACCGGACCGCCACCGGGGTGGGCCTGCCCGGGGTCATCGCCCACGGCATGTTCACCATGGCCCTGGTCGGCCGCGCGGTCGCCGGCTGGGCCGGCTCGCCGGACGCGGTGGTCGACTTCGGTGTCCGCTTCACCCGCCCGGTGGTCGTGCCGGACACCGACGAGGGCACCGAGATCGAGGTCGCCGCGGTGGTCAAGGAAGTCACCGAGGACGGCCTGACCAGGCTCGACATCACCGCGACGTGCCGGGGCGAGAAGGTGTTGTCGCAGGCAAGGGCGTTGGTCCGGACGACGCGCTGA
- the rpmG gene encoding 50S ribosomal protein L33, translated as MAKATDVRPKITLACVECKERNYITRKNRRNDPDRIELKKFCPRDGKHTVHRETR; from the coding sequence GTGGCGAAGGCGACCGATGTCCGGCCGAAGATCACTTTGGCGTGTGTGGAGTGCAAGGAGCGCAACTACATCACGCGCAAGAACCGCCGTAACGACCCGGACCGCATCGAGCTGAAGAAGTTCTGCCCCCGGGACGGCAAGCACACCGTCCACCGCGAGACCCGCTGA
- the secE gene encoding preprotein translocase subunit SecE has protein sequence MAESKRRGEDDGDERLDDATVDGVADDDATDADEPVSRGGTATRKRANAEPTEGRKTRKDTERIGLFARIARFFREVVAELRKVIWPTRKELLTYTAVVVTFVAVMLAIVAGLDYGFAKAVLWVFGNPS, from the coding sequence GTGGCCGAGAGCAAGCGGCGCGGCGAGGACGACGGCGACGAGCGTCTGGACGACGCAACCGTCGACGGCGTGGCCGACGACGACGCCACCGACGCGGACGAGCCGGTCTCCCGGGGTGGCACCGCCACCCGTAAGCGGGCCAACGCCGAGCCGACCGAGGGCCGCAAGACCCGCAAGGACACCGAGCGGATCGGGCTCTTCGCCCGCATCGCCCGGTTCTTCCGCGAGGTTGTGGCCGAGCTGCGTAAGGTCATCTGGCCGACCCGCAAGGAGCTGCTGACCTACACGGCCGTGGTGGTCACCTTCGTGGCGGTGATGCTGGCGATCGTGGCCGGCCTGGACTACGGCTTCGCCAAGGCCGTGCTGTGGGTCTTCGGCAACCCCAGCTGA
- a CDS encoding ATP-binding cassette domain-containing protein — MRLEDVWLRYHRHGPWVLRQVEVAIGPGEVAVVLGRNGAGKSTLLQLAAGVLRPTRGRVADRPPTVGWVPERFPADQPFTVGAYLSAMGRVAGLPGPAADRAVRHWVERLGLSRFHGVRLPQLSKGTAQKVGLAQALLRPPGLLVLDEPWEGLDAAARQLVPEMIGEVLADGGAVLVSDHRGETVRLPGARQWSVTAGTLTEAVPSDGPAVAVVELAVPVAGLAAAVARLRADGHQVLRVREHAAPPTVGSPEPAAEADGSGERAFAPEPGPTDPPAADSDADPEVPVAGSDADPRGPVAGSGAEPEIPAADSDAEPGVPVAGSGAEPGVPVAGSGAELGVPAAGSDDNLEVPVAGADRSGVASEVGR, encoded by the coding sequence ATGCGGCTCGAAGACGTCTGGCTCCGCTACCACCGGCACGGCCCGTGGGTGCTGCGGCAGGTCGAGGTGGCGATCGGTCCGGGTGAGGTCGCGGTCGTGCTCGGCCGCAACGGCGCGGGCAAGTCCACGCTGCTCCAGCTCGCCGCCGGGGTGCTGCGGCCGACCCGGGGCCGGGTGGCCGACCGGCCGCCGACCGTCGGCTGGGTGCCGGAGCGGTTCCCCGCCGACCAGCCGTTCACCGTCGGGGCCTACCTGTCCGCGATGGGTCGCGTCGCCGGCCTCCCGGGGCCTGCCGCCGACCGGGCGGTGCGGCACTGGGTCGAGCGGCTGGGCCTGAGCCGGTTCCACGGCGTGCGCCTGCCGCAGCTGTCCAAGGGCACCGCCCAGAAGGTCGGCCTGGCGCAGGCGCTGCTGCGGCCGCCCGGCCTGCTGGTGCTCGACGAGCCCTGGGAGGGGCTGGACGCGGCGGCCCGCCAGCTGGTCCCCGAGATGATCGGCGAGGTGCTGGCCGACGGTGGCGCGGTGCTGGTCAGCGACCACCGCGGGGAGACGGTCCGCCTGCCGGGCGCGCGGCAGTGGTCGGTCACCGCCGGCACGCTGACGGAGGCCGTGCCGTCCGATGGCCCGGCCGTCGCGGTGGTCGAGCTGGCGGTGCCGGTCGCGGGGCTGGCCGCCGCCGTCGCCCGGCTGCGTGCCGACGGCCACCAGGTCCTGCGGGTACGCGAGCACGCGGCCCCGCCCACCGTCGGGTCACCGGAGCCGGCCGCGGAGGCCGACGGCTCCGGCGAACGGGCGTTCGCCCCCGAGCCGGGCCCCACCGATCCGCCGGCCGCCGACTCCGACGCCGACCCGGAGGTGCCGGTCGCCGGCTCCGACGCCGACCCGAGGGGGCCGGTCGCCGGTTCCGGTGCCGAGCCGGAAATTCCGGCCGCCGACTCCGACGCCGAGCCGGGGGTGCCGGTCGCCGGTTCCGGTGCCGAGCCGGGGGTGCCGGTCGCTGGTTCCGGTGCCGAGCTGGGGGTGCCGGCCGCAGGCTCCGACGACAACCTGGAGGTCCCGGTCGCCGGCGCCGATCGTTCCGGGGTGGCCTCGGAGGTGGGCCGGTGA
- the nusG gene encoding transcription termination/antitermination protein NusG — MPEYDETAETPDEQSAVATAANNESVEAASEPEFPTTEPAPDEDFDPVAELRQKLRYAPGDWYVVHSYAGYENKVKTNLETRITSLDMEDFIYQVEVPTREEVEVKNGKRSQVQAKVFPGYILVRMELTAESYSCVRNTPGVTGFVGATDRADRPAPLSLDEVLKWLAPAVETEQKKAKPEVKVLDFEVGDSVTVTDGAFASLPATISEINADQQKLKVLVSIFGRETPVELNFNQVAKI, encoded by the coding sequence GTGCCTGAGTACGACGAGACCGCCGAGACCCCGGACGAGCAGTCCGCGGTGGCGACGGCGGCCAACAACGAGTCGGTCGAGGCCGCCAGCGAGCCGGAGTTCCCGACCACCGAGCCGGCCCCGGACGAGGACTTCGACCCGGTCGCCGAGCTGCGCCAGAAGCTGCGGTACGCGCCCGGCGACTGGTACGTGGTGCACTCGTACGCCGGCTACGAGAACAAGGTCAAGACCAACCTCGAGACCCGGATCACCTCCCTCGACATGGAGGACTTCATCTACCAGGTCGAGGTGCCGACCCGGGAAGAGGTCGAGGTCAAGAACGGCAAGCGGTCGCAGGTCCAGGCGAAGGTTTTCCCGGGCTACATCCTGGTCCGGATGGAGCTGACCGCCGAGTCCTACTCCTGCGTCCGGAACACCCCGGGGGTCACCGGCTTCGTCGGCGCGACCGACCGGGCCGACCGGCCGGCGCCGCTGAGCCTCGACGAGGTGCTCAAGTGGCTGGCCCCGGCGGTCGAGACCGAGCAGAAGAAGGCCAAGCCCGAGGTCAAGGTCCTCGACTTCGAGGTCGGCGACTCGGTCACCGTCACCGACGGCGCGTTCGCGTCGCTGCCGGCGACGATCAGCGAGATCAACGCTGACCAGCAGAAGCTCAAGGTGCTGGTGTCGATCTTCGGCCGGGAGACGCCGGTCGAGCTGAACTTCAACCAGGTCGCCAAGATCTGA
- a CDS encoding MaoC family dehydratase N-terminal domain-containing protein translates to MSLDPSFVGRTYPPTAPYQVGREKIREFATAVGATDPAHHDPEAARALGHPDLVAPPTFPVIVTMAASRQIVEDPALGVDYSRVVHGDQRFAYTRPVVAGDELVCANTIEEITNRGGHGFLTTRTDVSTVAGEPVVAVWSKIVVRGEA, encoded by the coding sequence ATGTCCCTGGACCCGTCCTTCGTCGGCCGGACCTATCCGCCGACCGCCCCCTATCAGGTGGGCCGAGAAAAGATCCGCGAGTTCGCCACCGCCGTCGGCGCGACCGACCCGGCGCACCACGACCCGGAGGCGGCCCGGGCGCTGGGCCACCCCGACCTCGTGGCGCCGCCGACGTTCCCGGTGATCGTGACCATGGCCGCCAGTCGGCAGATCGTCGAGGACCCGGCGTTGGGCGTCGACTACAGCCGGGTGGTCCACGGCGACCAGCGGTTCGCGTACACCCGACCGGTGGTGGCCGGGGACGAGCTGGTGTGCGCGAACACCATCGAGGAGATCACCAACCGGGGCGGGCACGGTTTCCTGACCACCCGCACCGACGTGAGCACCGTCGCCGGCGAGCCGGTGGTCGCGGTCTGGTCCAAGATCGTCGTACGCGGGGAGGCGTGA
- the rplL gene encoding 50S ribosomal protein L7/L12 codes for MAKLSTDELLDAFKEMTLIELSEFVKQFEETFEVTAAAPAAMMMAGPAAGGAAAEAEPEKDEFDVILDADGGKKIQVIKVVRELTGLGLKEAKDLVEAAPKAVLEKANKETAEKAKAKLEGEGAKVTLK; via the coding sequence ATGGCGAAGCTCAGCACCGACGAGCTGCTCGACGCGTTCAAGGAGATGACGCTGATCGAGCTCTCCGAGTTCGTGAAGCAGTTCGAGGAGACCTTCGAGGTCACCGCCGCCGCGCCGGCCGCGATGATGATGGCGGGCCCGGCCGCCGGCGGTGCCGCCGCCGAGGCCGAGCCGGAGAAGGACGAGTTCGACGTCATCCTCGACGCCGACGGTGGCAAGAAGATCCAGGTCATCAAGGTCGTGCGCGAGCTGACCGGCCTGGGCCTCAAGGAGGCCAAGGACCTGGTCGAGGCCGCTCCGAAGGCCGTCCTGGAGAAGGCCAACAAGGAGACCGCCGAGAAGGCCAAGGCCAAGCTCGAGGGCGAGGGCGCCAAGGTCACCCTCAAGTGA
- the rplJ gene encoding 50S ribosomal protein L10: MADKPIRADKATAVAELTESFRAAGATVLTEYRGLTVSQLTQLRRSLGKETSYTVAKNTLAKRAAADAGISGLDELFTGPTALTFVSGDVVEAAKGLRDFAKANPKLVIKGGVFEGKAISAAEVTKLADLESREVLLAKLAGAMKGNLSKAAALFQAPLAKTARLAAALQDKREKEEGAEAA, from the coding sequence ATGGCGGACAAGCCGATCCGGGCCGACAAGGCCACGGCCGTCGCCGAGCTGACCGAGAGCTTCCGCGCCGCGGGAGCCACCGTGCTCACCGAGTACCGCGGGCTCACGGTTTCGCAGCTCACCCAGCTGCGACGCTCGCTCGGCAAGGAGACCAGCTACACGGTCGCGAAGAACACGCTGGCCAAGCGTGCCGCGGCCGATGCGGGCATCTCCGGCCTCGATGAGCTGTTCACCGGTCCTACCGCGCTGACTTTCGTTTCGGGCGACGTCGTCGAGGCGGCGAAGGGCCTTCGCGACTTCGCGAAGGCCAACCCGAAGCTCGTCATCAAGGGCGGTGTCTTCGAGGGCAAGGCCATTTCCGCGGCCGAGGTCACGAAGCTCGCCGACCTGGAGTCCCGCGAGGTGCTGCTGGCCAAGCTGGCCGGTGCCATGAAGGGCAACCTGAGCAAGGCCGCGGCCCTGTTCCAGGCTCCGCTCGCCAAGACCGCGCGTCTGGCGGCCGCCCTGCAGGACAAGCGCGAAAAGGAAGAGGGCGCCGAGGCGGCCTGA
- a CDS encoding MFS transporter, with protein sequence MRPTMLLPYRPVFAQPVLRRLLPGLAVSALGDGLALVAITWLALHLAPVDQRGTWTAFAVAAYTLPGAAGTVLFGRLLGGRGGAQLAGWDATVRAVALGAIPVAHLAGVLDVGLYVALLAVSSLLHPWGAAGQFTLVAELLPQRHHLAANALLGLFGQAATVVGPPLAGLLIVQVGPVWVLAVDAASFAVLAVSYRLAVPARERRAGRAAGDGPSRTSGFRIIGRDRSLLGLLSLTVGFFFLFGPFYVAMPVLVSEDPHASAATLGAYYTAFGVGSLLGGLVTGHLRGWPLRPTLVGVVVAFGAALLPLGLGAPFALALPAFALAGLAWAPYRPTSTALVQSRADAGDLPRVLAANGAVTVLAVPLGTMLGGPLTAALGARPTLLACATAILALGVVTAGFLARPGPARRSRRRAGPPTEDRRGHPHRDREEPSAGEADRVRPGVP encoded by the coding sequence ATGCGACCGACGATGCTGCTCCCCTACCGGCCGGTGTTCGCCCAACCGGTGCTCCGCCGGCTGCTGCCCGGGCTCGCCGTGTCCGCGCTCGGCGACGGGCTGGCCCTGGTCGCGATCACCTGGTTGGCGCTGCACCTCGCGCCGGTCGACCAGCGGGGCACCTGGACGGCGTTCGCGGTGGCCGCGTACACGCTGCCGGGAGCGGCCGGCACGGTGCTGTTCGGCCGGCTGCTGGGCGGACGCGGCGGCGCGCAGCTCGCTGGCTGGGACGCGACGGTCCGCGCGGTCGCGCTGGGGGCGATCCCGGTCGCCCACCTCGCCGGGGTGTTGGACGTCGGGCTCTACGTGGCCCTGCTCGCGGTGTCGTCGCTGCTGCACCCGTGGGGGGCGGCCGGACAGTTCACGCTGGTGGCCGAGTTGCTGCCGCAGCGGCACCACCTGGCCGCCAACGCGCTGCTCGGTCTCTTCGGGCAGGCGGCCACGGTGGTCGGTCCGCCGCTGGCCGGTCTTCTCATCGTCCAGGTCGGCCCGGTGTGGGTGCTCGCGGTCGACGCCGCCAGCTTCGCCGTGCTGGCGGTGAGCTACCGCCTCGCCGTTCCGGCGCGTGAGCGGCGCGCCGGGCGGGCGGCGGGGGACGGTCCGTCGCGTACCTCGGGGTTCCGGATCATCGGGCGGGACCGGTCGTTGCTCGGCCTGCTGTCGCTGACCGTCGGCTTCTTCTTCCTCTTCGGACCGTTCTACGTCGCCATGCCGGTGCTGGTCAGCGAGGACCCGCACGCCTCCGCCGCGACGCTCGGCGCCTACTACACCGCGTTCGGGGTCGGCTCGCTGCTCGGCGGCCTGGTCACCGGCCACCTGCGCGGGTGGCCGCTGCGGCCGACGCTCGTCGGCGTGGTGGTGGCGTTCGGCGCCGCGTTGCTGCCGCTCGGGCTGGGTGCGCCGTTCGCCCTGGCGCTGCCGGCCTTCGCCCTGGCCGGCCTGGCCTGGGCGCCCTACCGGCCGACCTCCACCGCGCTGGTCCAGAGCCGTGCCGACGCCGGGGACCTGCCCCGCGTGCTGGCGGCCAACGGGGCGGTCACCGTGCTGGCGGTCCCGCTGGGGACCATGCTCGGCGGCCCGCTGACCGCCGCGCTCGGCGCGCGGCCCACGCTGCTGGCCTGCGCCACGGCGATCCTCGCGCTGGGTGTGGTCACGGCCGGGTTCCTCGCCCGCCCCGGGCCGGCGCGGCGCTCCCGGAGGAGGGCCGGGCCGCCGACGGAGGACCGCCGCGGCCACCCCCACCGCGACCGGGAGGAACCGTCGGCCGGCGAGGCGGACCGGGTACGGCCGGGAGTGCCCTGA
- the rplA gene encoding 50S ribosomal protein L1 — MQRSKSYRKAAEVIDRSKLYTPAEAVKLAKETTNVKFDATVEVAMRLGVDPRKADQMVRGTVNLPHGTGKTARVIVFAAGAKAEEAVAAGADEVGTDELVARIQGGWLDFDAAIATPDQMAKIGRIARILGPRGLMPNPKTGTVTMDVTKAVADIKGGKITFRVDKHSNLHLIIGKSSFSEAQLVDNYAAVLDEVLRAKPSAAKGTFLKKVTLTTTMGPGVPVDPKIVKNLQEASSEA; from the coding sequence ATGCAGCGCAGCAAGAGCTACCGCAAGGCCGCCGAGGTCATCGACCGGTCGAAGCTCTACACCCCCGCCGAGGCCGTCAAGCTGGCCAAGGAGACCACCAACGTCAAGTTCGACGCCACGGTCGAGGTCGCGATGCGCCTCGGCGTCGACCCCCGCAAGGCGGACCAGATGGTCCGCGGCACGGTCAACCTGCCGCACGGCACCGGTAAGACCGCCCGCGTGATCGTCTTCGCCGCCGGCGCGAAGGCCGAGGAGGCCGTCGCCGCGGGTGCCGACGAGGTGGGCACCGACGAGCTGGTCGCCCGCATCCAGGGTGGTTGGCTGGACTTCGACGCGGCGATCGCCACGCCGGACCAGATGGCCAAGATCGGCCGGATCGCGCGGATCCTGGGCCCGCGCGGCCTGATGCCGAACCCGAAGACGGGCACCGTGACCATGGACGTCACCAAGGCCGTCGCGGACATCAAGGGCGGTAAGATCACCTTCCGGGTGGACAAGCACTCCAACCTGCACCTGATCATCGGCAAGTCCTCCTTCTCGGAGGCCCAGCTGGTGGACAACTACGCCGCGGTGCTGGACGAGGTGCTCCGCGCCAAGCCGTCCGCCGCCAAGGGCACCTTCCTCAAGAAGGTCACCCTCACCACCACCATGGGCCCGGGCGTCCCGGTCGACCCGAAGATCGTGAAGAACCTGCAGGAAGCCTCCTCCGAGGCCTGA